A segment of the Superficieibacter sp. HKU1 genome:
CAGGCCAAGCTGCGCCAGTTGGGTCATCTGACGTTCCATGCCGTCTTTCTGATCGTTAAACCACCAGCCGGAACCGAACTGCATTTTGCCCGGCATCCCTTCGCCCTGGAAGTTGCCGATCATGGTGCCCAGCACTTCGTTATCGCGCGGGTTCAGGCAGTACAGAATGGTTTTCGGCAGCAGGTTCTGCTCGTTCTGTTTGCTCAGCAGTTTAGACAGCTCTTCCGCCAGCGGACGGTCATTGATGGAGTCAAAGCCCACGTCCGGCCCCAGCAGTTTGAACTGGCGCAGGTTGTTATTGCGCAGTGCACCGATATGGTACTGCTGTACCCAGCCGCGACGGGCATATTCCGCGCCGAGGAACACCAGTACGGCGGTTTTAAACTGGGCAACGTGATGCTCGCTCAGGGTTTCGCCGGAGAGACGGCGCGCCAGAATGCTGTCCAGCTCGCTCTCGTTCGCTTCCGCAAACAGCACCACGTCCAGCGCATGATCGGAGACTTTACAGCCGTGAGCGGCAAAGTGATCCAGACGTTTGGTCAACGCGGTTTGCAGATCGCTGAAGCGACGGATGTCGGTATCGGAGACTTCACCCAGCTTCGCCATGTAATCATTGAACGTCGCCTGTTCAATATTGAACGCTTTGTCAGGACGCCAGCTCGGCAGCACCTTAACCGTGAAACTGGTGTCTTTGGCGACGCTGGCGTGATGCTCCAGAGAATCAATCGGATCGTCGGTGGTGCCGACCATCTTCACATTCATCTGCTGCATGATCCCACGGGCAGAGAATTTATCCTGCGCCAGCAGTTCATTCCCACGTTCCCAGATTTCATCCGCAGTAGA
Coding sequences within it:
- the uxaC gene encoding glucuronate isomerase; translation: MTPFMTEDFLLDTEFARRLYHDYAKDQPIFDFHCHLPPQQIAENYRFKNLYDIWLKGDHYKWRAMRTNGVAERLCTGDASDREKFDAWAATVPHTIGNPLYHWTHLELRRPFGITGKLLSPSTADEIWERGNELLAQDKFSARGIMQQMNVKMVGTTDDPIDSLEHHASVAKDTSFTVKVLPSWRPDKAFNIEQATFNDYMAKLGEVSDTDIRRFSDLQTALTKRLDHFAAHGCKVSDHALDVVLFAEANESELDSILARRLSGETLSEHHVAQFKTAVLVFLGAEYARRGWVQQYHIGALRNNNLRQFKLLGPDVGFDSINDRPLAEELSKLLSKQNEQNLLPKTILYCLNPRDNEVLGTMIGNFQGEGMPGKMQFGSGWWFNDQKDGMERQMTQLAQLGLLSRFVGMLTDSRSFLSYTRHEYFRRILCQMIGRWVEAGEAPADIQLLGEMVKNICFNNARDYFAIELN